One region of Quercus lobata isolate SW786 chromosome 2, ValleyOak3.0 Primary Assembly, whole genome shotgun sequence genomic DNA includes:
- the LOC115968200 gene encoding pentatricopeptide repeat-containing protein At1g63080, mitochondrial-like — protein MAIGLLRKTEKRYFEPNVVFYNTIIDSLCKVRLVNEALNFLSEMIGKGIRPNIVTYTCLIQGLCSFGLWKEAIVLLNEMGQRKVVPDVQTFNISVDTLCKEGMLIEAKEVFDGMIQRSIEPNTVTYNSLIDGYCLQNKIDDAIKAFNMMLERDYSPDLFSYNILINGYCKNKRIDEAMHFFHEMSNKGLVSDVVTYNTLIGGLCRVERPQAALKLLHKMWACGQHPNPQTYAILLDGLFKNKYFAEAIALFKEMEEKNKNMDCNIVIYSILIDCMCNVGEVMIARELFYSLATKGL, from the coding sequence ATGGCTATTGGGTTGCTTAGGAAGACAGAAAAAAGGTATTTTGAACCTAATGTAGTGTTCTATAACACAATTATTGACAGTTTATGTAAGGTTAGATTGGTAAATGAGGCTTTGAACTTTTTATCTGAAATGATTGGTAAAGGCATTCGGCCAAATATTGTCACTTACACGTGCTTAATTCAAGGTCTATGCAGTTTTGGTCTATGGAAAGAGGCTATTGTTTTGTTGAATGAGATGGGGCAAAGGAAGGTCGTGCCAGATGTGCAAACTTTTAACATATCAGTGGACACACTTTGCAAAGAGGGGATGCTGATAGAGGCGAAAGAAGTTTTTGATGGGATGATTCAAAGAAGCATTGAGCCTAACACAGTCACTTACAATTCTTTGATTGATGGTTATTGTTTGCAAAACAAAATAGATGATGCAATTAAAGCCTTTAATATGATGCTTGAGAGGGATTATTCACCTGATTTGTTTAGTTATAACATATTGATCAATGgatattgcaaaaataaaagaattgatgAGGCAATGCATTTTTTTCATGAAATGTCCAACAAGGGATTGGTTTCTGATGTTGTGACTTATAACACTCTTATAGGTGGTCTTTGTCGAGTGGAGAGACCTCAAGCTGCACTAAAGCTATTACATAAGATGTGGGCTTGTGGCCAACATCCAAACCCCCAAACCTATGCCATCTTGTTAGATGGTTTATTTAAGAACAAATATTTTGCTGAAGCAATTGCATTGTTTAAAGAGAtggaagagaaaaataaaaatatggacTGCAATATCGTGATTTACAGCATCTTAATTGATTGTATGTGCAATGTTGGGGAAGTTATGATTGCAAGAGAGCTCTTTTATAGTCTTGCCACCAAAGGGTTGTAA